One genomic region from Gossypium hirsutum isolate 1008001.06 chromosome D13, Gossypium_hirsutum_v2.1, whole genome shotgun sequence encodes:
- the LOC107920347 gene encoding gamma-glutamyl peptidase 5 isoform X2: protein MGGGKKFGVLLCAEDSDYIKKRYGGYFGVFVEMLAEEGETWDVFRVANGEFPDDDEIAEFDGFVITGSCNDAHGNDVWICRLISLLKKLDSLKTKVLGICFGHQILSRALGGKTGRAVSGWDIGVTTIHLSSSSSKFFSSLEIPTTLPIIECHRDEVRELPPKAEVLAWSEKTGIEMFKYGSHMMGIQGHPEYTQDILFHLIDRLTQRGYIEDWYGDELKAKLEEVEPDKDAWKNLCTSFLKDRL from the exons ATGGGTGGTGGGAAGAAATTCGGGGTTCTTCTATGCGCGGAGGACTCGGACTACATTAAGAAGAGGTACGGAGGGTATTTTGGTGTGTTTGTGGAAATGCTGGCGGAGGAAGGGGAGACGTGGGACGTTTTCAGGGTGGCGAACGGCGAGTTCCCCGACGACGATGAGATCGCCGAATTCGACGGATTCGTTATAACCGGCAGTTGCAATGATGCTCACGGGAATGACGTTTGGATCTGCAGGTTGATCTCGCTTTTGAAGAAATTGGATTCCTTGAAGACGAAAGTTCTTGGGATTTGCTTTGGTCACCag ATTCTTAGCCGTGCGCTTGGAGGAAAAACAGGGCGAGCCGTTTCGGGTTGGGACATTGGAGTTACGACAATTCATTTATCATCGTCCTCATCGAAGTTCTTTTCATCACTTGAGATCCCCACCACTCTTCCCATCATAGAGTGCCACCGAGATGAG GTTCGGGAACTTCCACCAAAGGCCGAGGTGTTAGCATGGTCTGAGAAAACAGGGATCGAGATGTTCAAGTATGGAAGTCATATGATGGGCATCCAAGGCCACCCTGAGTACACTCAAGACATTCTGTTTCACCTAATTGATCGTCTCACACAGCGTGGTTATATTGAG GACTGGTACGGTGATGAATTGAAGGCAAAGCTGGAAGAAGTGGAGCCTGACAAAGATGCCTGGAAGAACCTCTGCACGAGCTTCCTCAAGGATAGATTAtaa
- the LOC107920347 gene encoding gamma-glutamyl peptidase 5 isoform X1 gives MGGGKKFGVLLCAEDSDYIKKRYGGYFGVFVEMLAEEGETWDVFRVANGEFPDDDEIAEFDGFVITGSCNDAHGNDVWICRLISLLKKLDSLKTKVLGICFGHQILSRALGGKTGRAVSGWDIGVTTIHLSSSSSKFFSSLEIPTTLPIIECHRDEVRELPPKAEVLAWSEKTGIEMFKYGSHMMGIQGHPEYTQDILFHLIDRLTQRGYIEQMQDWYGDELKAKLEEVEPDKDAWKNLCTSFLKDRL, from the exons ATGGGTGGTGGGAAGAAATTCGGGGTTCTTCTATGCGCGGAGGACTCGGACTACATTAAGAAGAGGTACGGAGGGTATTTTGGTGTGTTTGTGGAAATGCTGGCGGAGGAAGGGGAGACGTGGGACGTTTTCAGGGTGGCGAACGGCGAGTTCCCCGACGACGATGAGATCGCCGAATTCGACGGATTCGTTATAACCGGCAGTTGCAATGATGCTCACGGGAATGACGTTTGGATCTGCAGGTTGATCTCGCTTTTGAAGAAATTGGATTCCTTGAAGACGAAAGTTCTTGGGATTTGCTTTGGTCACCag ATTCTTAGCCGTGCGCTTGGAGGAAAAACAGGGCGAGCCGTTTCGGGTTGGGACATTGGAGTTACGACAATTCATTTATCATCGTCCTCATCGAAGTTCTTTTCATCACTTGAGATCCCCACCACTCTTCCCATCATAGAGTGCCACCGAGATGAG GTTCGGGAACTTCCACCAAAGGCCGAGGTGTTAGCATGGTCTGAGAAAACAGGGATCGAGATGTTCAAGTATGGAAGTCATATGATGGGCATCCAAGGCCACCCTGAGTACACTCAAGACATTCTGTTTCACCTAATTGATCGTCTCACACAGCGTGGTTATATTGAG CAAATGCAGGACTGGTACGGTGATGAATTGAAGGCAAAGCTGGAAGAAGTGGAGCCTGACAAAGATGCCTGGAAGAACCTCTGCACGAGCTTCCTCAAGGATAGATTAtaa
- the LOC107920348 gene encoding coiled-coil-helix-coiled-coil-helix domain-containing protein 10, mitochondrial isoform X2, producing MPRRSSGRSASRPASARSPPPQPAHHAPPPAPAQSGSGGSLLGGIGSTIAQGMAFGTGSAVAHRAVDAVMGPRTIQHETVVSEAAAAPAPATTSNSLAGTDSCSIHYKAFQDCLNSYGSELSKCQFYMDMLTECRKNTGSMLGA from the exons ATGCCTCGCCGTAGCTCTG GAAGGTCTGCTTCTCGTCCTGCTTCTGCTCGCAGCCCTCCACCTCAACCAG CTCATCATGCTCCTCCTCCAGCTCCTGCTCAGAGTGGAAGTGGTGGATCCTTGCTCGGAGGCATAGGCTCTACCATAGCTCAGG GCATGGCTTTTGGTACTGGAAGTGCTGTAGCTCACAGGGCTGTGGATGCTGTGATGGGTCCTCGTACTATTCAACATGAAACCGTGGTTTCCGAGGCTGCAGCTGCCCCTGCACCAGCAACTACTTCCAATAGTTTAGCTGGCACTGATTCATGCAGCATCCACTACAAGGCATTCCAGGAT TGCCTGAACAGCTATGGAAGCGAACTCAGCAAGTGTCAGTTCTACATGGATATGTTGACTGAGTGCAGGAAGAACACAGGGTCCATGTTGGGTGCCTAA